A genomic segment from Glycine soja cultivar W05 chromosome 20, ASM419377v2, whole genome shotgun sequence encodes:
- the LOC114402776 gene encoding uncharacterized protein LOC114402776 translates to MEHTQCRVQKRGQRKKDSLSEASQLKKLAKGGISHQATFVNIIQSQNSNVFPKYLFFLLVHGHYKIPKLMASADEMYLRHCLESVHNSALKASQHKKSVSLEANNLWTSEKSLNTDKFIGEAECDSSELVLGHSVASITENLVVSTNASDNWTLGTVMGTKSMINILNSPLLRQVGVSERDDNLNSMNFTDAKNMICYGFMDSPSSSYKLEMEKPMVQSHKYGSISVSQGMLQCTWKQGVPHFVFSADDQKEVYVAKLSKADTTHYADLDYVYLFHLNKGREIPDRDLQLVGKMNVSTCYTLSPDNCRVMETRFILFGNDKFYDKEMYTSRRSHMKNKGMAKKASRSSPSPIHRTLSKFSRSKAIRESCPLDKQSCGLDGTNLIETNVPTNFELAAILVKDHLLSHSLDKVGGWGLKFLNKSGVNHTTLPSESCNQNTRDCSSSISILVPAGLHGGPRTTHGGPSSLVDRWKSGGCCDCGGWDEGCPLTVLQRRTINEEILSHVDTQGECKSVDLVTQGSSNFSPTLRMVNVHDGLYFIDFQPSLSALQSFSIAVAIIHTQSPTLRPNSTQEL, encoded by the exons ATGGAACATACACAATGTCGGGTTCAAAAAAGGGGTCAAAGGAAAAAGGATTCATTATCTGAAGCATCTCAGTTAAAAAAGTTAGCTAAAGGTGGAATTTCTCACCAGGCCACGTTTGTAAACATTATTCAATCACAAAATAGTAATGTTTTCCCAAAATATTTGTTCTTCCTACTTGTTCATGGACACTACAAGATTCCAAAGCTTATGGCAAGTGCAGATGAGATGTATCTTCGTCACTGCCTCGAATCTGTACACAATAGTGCATTGAAAGCTTCCCAACACAAGAAATCTGTGAGCTTAGAAGCCAACAACTTGTGGACTTCAGAAAAAAGCTTGAATACAGATAAATTTATTGGTGAAGCAGAATGTGATTCTAGTGAGTTAGTCTTGGGACATTCTGTAGCTTCCATAACTGAGAATCTAGTTGTAAGTACTAATGCTTCTGATAATTGGACTTTAGGCACAGTAATGGGGACTAAGagtatgataaatatattgaatagtCCTTTGCTTCGGCAGGTTGGTGTTTCCGAAAGAGATGACAATTTGAACAGCATGAACTTCACTGATGCTAAAAACATGATATGCTATGGTTTTATGGACTCTCCAAGTTCGTCATATAAACTAGAAATGGAAAAACCAATGGTGCAAAGTCATAAGTATGGTTCCATTTCTGTGTCTCAAGGAATGCTCCAGTGCACTTGGAAGCAAGGTGTtcctcattttgttttttctgcAGATGATCAGAAGGAGGTCTATGTAGCCAAATTGAGCAAGGCAGACACAACACATTATGCGGATTTGGACTATGTGTACCTGTTTCATTTGAACAAGGGACGTGAGATTCCTGACCGAGATTTGCAACTTGTTGGTAAGATGAATGTATCAACATGTTACACCCTCTCCCCTGACAATTGTAGAGTAATGGAAACACGGTTTATATTATTCggtaatgataaattttatgataaagaAATGTACACTTCAAGGCGTTCTCACATGAAGAACAAGGGCATGGCTAAGAAAGCATCAAGATCTAGTCCATCGCCTATACACAGAACACTCTCAAAGTTCAGTAGATCAAAGGCCATAAGAGAAAGTTGTCCATTGGATAAACAATCATGTGGGCTAGATGGGACTAATTTAATAGAAACTAATGTTCCCACAAATTTTGAGTTGGCTGCTATTTTGGTCAAAGACCATCTTCTCTCTCACAGCTTGGATAAAGTAGGAGGCTGGGGTTTGAAATTTCTCAACAAATCTGGTGTGAATCATACTACATTGCCATCTGAAAGTTGTAACCAAAATACCAGGGATTGCTCAAGTAGCATAAGCATTCTCGTTCCAGCAGGTCTTCATGGTGGACCTAGAACCACTCACGGTGGTCCATCTAGTCTTGTAGATAGATGGAAATCTGGGGGGTGCTGTGACTGTGGTGGTTGGGATGAGGGATGTCCCTTAACAGTACTTCAGAGAAGAACTATCAATGAGGAGATTCTGTCTCATGTAGATACACAAGGAGAGTGCAAGTCGGTTGATTTAGTTACTCAG GGTTCAAGCAATTTCAGCCCCACCTTGAGGATGGTGAATGTTCATGAtggtttatattttattgattttcaaCCATCCTTGTCTGCACTACAGTCTTTCTCCATCGCCGTGGCGATTATTCATACACAGAGTCCTACTCTTCGGCCTAATAGTACACAGGAGCTGTGA